In Scyliorhinus torazame isolate Kashiwa2021f chromosome 19, sScyTor2.1, whole genome shotgun sequence, a single genomic region encodes these proteins:
- the LOC140396282 gene encoding uncharacterized protein has translation MAKIKDGNKSRVKVEEKSKGKRRQKLLINAEGIRPADALKEPRQLPKRTSSQKPHRFEKNNLTSFNPEGLSRAIGIDNFDESQCGKNEDFEEAENKCPQDPPFPIKVCILKKERKHNTSKSETLQHNEKILEKPRIIIAVLNPFGLRILYPNSAPTANVSTQHIQKWKMKMRAQTKRQNENIPLKKVSIPTDSHLENSNNNVMKEWIHQKNELLKKEREAKRKQRQLEKAKRKRQEMDHQKRQRESEEKVKIWMEKKLKNSIQKNMKINDCKIPHSADGNAQNAKTPHPAVNAVRKSVSQSPAHTRKTEKQITEEKLKMNKERMLILGTEKSKTEILKPYFALSKDQVMNSCKMEATLVQDSQHGQKSKKSNSKKLQKITLVHEQNKEKSFSEPTPFKATKRDSPSLGNTSHTKELDIGNCRSGAHLIHRLPFHEWLSKKSKESKEIQAKLKEQEPEMDKDFQNVITELAFKRMQNKMDSKRRVDTGKKFEKLANIALMTKFSGVNQNPILLREARVTPAVKNWFVHRLEDNLNSENSNSSTQDGRKVHHKSSYSLSGKSNKAANALKQGRTFNNKEIGGSLEEILSDHNAKLCRRPDIWSSEEPKQ, from the coding sequence ATGGCCAAGATAAAGGATGGAAATAAAAGTAGAGTGAAAGTAGAGGAGAAGTCCAAAGGGAAAAGAAGACAAAAGTTACTCATCAATGCTGAAGGAATAAGGCCAGCTGATGCTCTGAAAGAACCAAGGCAACTGCCTAAACGAACATCATCTCAGAAACCTCATAGGTTTGAGAAGAATAATTTAACTTCCTTTAACCCTGAAGGACTTTCCAGGGCAATTGGTATTGATAATTTTGATGAATCCCAATGTGGGAAGAATGAAGACTTTGAAGAAGCTGAAAATAAGTGCCCTCAAGATCcaccttttccaattaaggttTGTATACTTAAAAAGGAAAGAAAACACAATACAAGCAAAAGTGAAACATTGCAACATAATGAAAAAATCCTTGAAAAGCCCAGAATCATCATTGCCGTGCTGAACCCATTTGGGTTACGAATTCTCTATCCCAATTCAGCCCCAACTGCAAATGTGTCTACTCAGCACATTCAAAAATGGAAAATGAAAATGCGAGCACAAACTAAACGGCAGAATGAAAATATTCCGCTAAAGAAAGTTTCGATCCCAACTGACAGTCATCTGGAAAACTCAAATAATAATGTCATGAAGGAGTGGATTCATCAAAAAAATGAGCTACTAAAAAAAGAGAGAGAAGCAAAGAGGAAGCAACGACAGTTGGAAAAAGCAAAACGCAAAAGGCAAGAAATGGATCATCAAAAGAGGCAAAGAGAATCTGAAGAAAAGGTTAAAATATGGATGGAGAAAAAACTGAAAAACAGCATTCAGAAGAATATGAAGATTAATGACTGTAAGATTCCACATAGTGCAGATGGAAATGCACAAAATGCAAAGACTCCACATCCGGCAGTAAATGCAGTCAGAAAATCTGTGAGCCAAAGTCCAGCTCATACCCGAAAGACTGAAAAACAAATAACTGAAGAAAAATTGAAGATGAATAAGGAACGGATGCTTATTCTAGGTACAGAGAAATCCAAAACCGAGATTTTAAAACCATATTTTGCTTTATCTAAAGATCAAGTGATGAATTCATGTAAGATGGAGGCAACACTGGTTCAAGATTCACAGCATGGCCAAAAGTCCAAGAAATCAAACAGCAAGAAACTGCAGAAGATTACTTTAGTGCATGAACAAAATAAAGAAAAATCTTTTTCAGAACCAACACCTTTCAAAGCCACAAAAAGGGATTCACCAAGTTTGGGCAACACATCTCATACCAAAGAACTGGACATTGGCAATTGCAGAAGTGGGGCACATCTCATACATAGACTGCCATTCCATGAATGGCTTTCAAAAAAGTCAAAGGAATCCAAGGAGATCCAAGCAAAACTGAAGGAACAAGAGCCAGAAATGGATAAAGATTTTCAAAATGTTATCACAGAATTGGCATTTAAACGAATGCAAAATAAAATGGACAGCAAAAGAAGAGTCGATACAGGGAAAAAGTTTGAGAAGTTAGCTAATATTGCCTTAATGACTAAGTTCTCCGGGGTTAATCAGAATCCAATATTGCTCCGAGAAGCCAGAGTTACTCCAGCCGTAAAGAATTGGTTTGTGCACCGATTGGAAGATAATTTGAACAGTGAAAATAGTAATTCATCAACACAAGATGGCCGGAAAGTCCACCATAAATCATCTTATTCCTTGTCAGGAAAGTCAAACAAAGCAGCTAATGCCCTGAAACAAGGGCGCACTTTCAATAATAAGGAAATTGGAGGGAGTTTAGAGGAAATATTATCTGACCATAATGCAAAGCTTTGTCGAAGACCAGATATATGGAGCAGCGAGGAGCCAAAGCAATAA